A window of Argopecten irradians isolate NY chromosome 1, Ai_NY, whole genome shotgun sequence contains these coding sequences:
- the LOC138308666 gene encoding mucin-2-like: MSRSRVIKLRRRNCIEQCASHIHTQATPTPKPHPHQSHTHTQATPTPKSHPHPGHTHTQVTPTHRSHPHPSHTQVAPTPKPHPHPSHTHTQATPTPKSHQHPDLTHTKSHPSHTNTQATPTPRSHPHPSHTHTQVTPTPKSHTHPCHTHTKSHPHPSHTHTQVTPTPKSHPHSSHTHNQVTPTPKSHPHPSHTHTKSQQHLSHTHTQVTPTPKSQPHPSHTHTQVTPTPKSHPHTQVTPTPRPYPNPSHTPKSHPSHTHTQVTPTPKSHPHPSHTHTQVTPTPKSHPQPSHTHTQVTPTPRSHPHPSHTHTQVTSTPKSHPQPSHTHTKATPTPKPHPHPSHTHTQVTPIPKSHPHTGHTHTQVTPKSHQHPSHTHTQVTPTPRPHPHPSHTNTQVSPTPSHTQVTPTPKPHPHPVTPTPKSHQHPSPNHTQVTPTPKSHPHPSHTHTQAIPKPKSHPHPSHTQVTPTPKSHPHPSHTHTQVTPTPKSHPQPSHTHTQVTLKSHPHPGHTHTQVTPTPKSHPHPSHTHNQVTPTTKSHPHSSHTHTQVTPTPKSHPHPSHTHTQVTPTPKSHQHPSHTHTQVTPTPKSHPHPSHTHTQVTPTPKSHPSHTHTQVTPTPRPYPNPSHTHTKVTPTPKSHPHPSHTNTQVTPTPKSHQHPSHTNTQVTPTPKSHQHPSHTHTQANANIHPAKPHPHLSHTRTYSQAKPHPHPSYTHTQANPHLHLILNHTHLMQATSPLKLTDPFLS, from the exons ATGTCCCGTTCAAGGGTGATAAAACTGAGAAGGAGAAACTGTATTGAACAATGTGCAAGTCACATCCACACCCAAGCCACACCCACACCAAAGCCACACCCACACCAAAGCCACACCCACACCCAAGCCACACCCACACCCAAGTCACACCCACACCCAGGTCACACCCATACCCAAGTCACACCCACACACAGGTCACACCCACACCCAAGTCACACCCAAGTCGCACCAACACCCAAGCCACACCCACACCCAAGTCACACCCACACCCAGGCCACACCCACACCCAAGTCACACCAACACCCAGATCTCACCCACACCAAGTCACACCCAAGTCACACCAACACCCAAGCCACACCCACACCCAGGTCACACCCACACCCAAGTCACACCCACACCCAGGTCACACCCACACCCAAGTCACACACACACCCATGCCACACCCATACCAAGTCACACCCACACCCAAGTCACACCCACACCCAAGTCACACCCACACCCAAGTCACACCCACACTCAAGTCACACCCACAACCAAGTCACACCCACACCTAAGTCACACCCACACCCAAGTCACACCCACACCAAGTCACAACAACACCTAAGTCACACCCACACCCAAGTCACACCAACACCAAAGTCCCAACCACACCCAAGTCACACCCACACCCAAGTCACACCCACACCCAAGTCACACCCACACACCCAAGTCACACCCACACCCAGGCCATACCCAAACCCAAGTCACACACCCAAGTCACACCCAAGTCACACCCACACCCAAGTCACACCCACACCCAAGTCACACCCACACCCAAGTCACACCCACACCCAAGTCACACCCACACCCAAGTCACACCCACAACCAAGTCACACCCACACCCAAGTCACACCCACACCCAGGTCACACCCACACCCAAGTCACACCCACACCCAAGTCACATCCACACCCAAGTCACACCCACAACCAAGTCACACCCACACCAAAGCCACACCCACACCCAAGCCACACCCACACCCAAGTCACACCCACACCCAGGTCACACCCATACCCAAGTCACACCCACACACAGGTCACACCCACACCCAAGTCACACCCAAGTCGCACCAACACCCAAGCCACACCCACACCCAAGTCACACCCACACCCAGGCCACACCCACACCCAAGTCACACCAACACCCAGGTCTCACCCACACCAAGTCACACCCAAGTCACACCAACACCCAAGCCACACCCACACCCAG TCACACCCACACCCAAGTCACACCAACACCCAAGTCCCAACCACACCCAAGTCACACCCACACCCAAGTCACACCCACACCCAAGTCACACCCACACCCAGGCCATACCCAAACCCAAGTCACACCCACACCCAAGTCACACCCAAGTCACACCCACACCCAAGTCACACCCACACCCAAGTCACACCCACACCCAAGTCACACCCACACCCAAGTCACACCCACAACCAAGTCACACCCACACCCAAGTCACACTCAAGTCACACCCACACCCAGGTCACACCCACACCCAAGTCACACCCACACCCAAGTCACACCCACACCCAAGTCACACCCACAACCAAGTCACACCCACAACCAAGTCACACCCACACTCAAGTCACACCCACACCCAGGTCACACCCACACCCAAGTCACACCCACACCCAAGTCACACCCACACCCAAGTCACACCCACACCCAAGTCACACCAACACCCAAGTCACACCCACACCCAAGTCACACCCACACCCAAGTCACACCCACACCCAAGTCACACCCACACCCAGGTCACACCCACACCCAAGTCACACCCAAGTCATACCCACACCCAAGTCACACCCACACCCAGGCCATACCCAAACCCAAGTCACACCCACACCAAAGTCACACCCACACCCAAGTCACACCCACACCCAAGTCACACCAACACCCAAGTCACACCCACACCCAAGTCACACCAACACCCAAGTCACACCAACACCCAAGTCACACCCACACCCAAGTCACACCAACACCCAAGTCACACCCACACCCAAGCCAATGCAAACATTCACCCAGCCAAACCACACCCACATCTAAGTCACACCCGCACCTACAGCCAGGCCAAACCACATCCACATCCTAGCTACACCCATACTCAAGCCAATCCGCACCTACATTTAATACTAAACCACACCCACCTCATGCAAGCCACATCGCCCCTTAAGCTCACCGATCCGTTTCTTTCATAA